In the Paraburkholderia acidisoli genome, TTGCGAGCCACTTGCCCAGCACCACTTTCTGCTGATTACCGCCCGACAGGGTGCCCACGGGCGCATTGAGATCGCTCGCCTTCAAACGCAGACGCGTACCCCATTGGCCCGCGAGTTGCACCTCGCGCCCCGCCGAAATCAGGCCGAAACGCACGAGCCGTCCGAGCACCGTGAGCGACGCATTGCGCGCGATACTCAACTCGAGCGCCAGCCCTTGCTGCCGACGATCCTCGGGCACCAGCGCGAGACCGGCTTTCACCGCCGCTGCGGGGGCACCGAGCGAAAGCGGCTTGCCAGCGATCTGGATCTGTCCCGTGTCGATCGGGTCGATGCCGAAGATCGCGCGCGCCACCTCGCTGCGGCCCGCGCCCACCAGTCCCGCGAGCGCGACGATCTCGCCCGCCCGCACGTCGAACGAAATGTCCTTGAACACGCCACGCCGCGTGAGGCTGCGCACGCGCAACATGACTTCGCCGGGCGCGACCTCGGCTTTCGGATAGAACGTCGCGAGGTCGCGGCCCACCATCTTCGCGACGATATCCTGCGTTTTCAGCGTAGACGTGGGCGCGTCGAACACCTTCGCGCCGTCGCGCATGATTGTCACGTGCTGCGTGAGCGCGAACACCTCTTCGAGCCGGTGCGTGATGAACAGAATCGCCACGCCGCGATCGCGCAGCGTTCGTGCGATCGTGAAGAGCCGTTCGACTTCGGGCAACGACAGCGCCGCCGTGGGCTCGTCCATGATGAGCACGTTCGCATTGAGCGAGAGCGCCTTGGCGATTTCGATCACCTGCTGGTCCGCGATCGAGAGCCCGCGCACGAGTCGTTCGGGCTTCAGTTCGACGCCCAGCGATTCGAGCAACGCCGCAACCTCGCGATGCATCGTGTCGTACGCGATACGGCCCACGCGGTCGACGGGCTGACGCCCCATATAAATGTTCTCGGCGATCGAGAGATCGAAGAACAACGTGGGCTCCTGATAAATCACGGCGATGCCTGCGTCGCGCGCCTGCGCGGGCGTCGTGAACTGACGCTCCGCGCCGTCGACGAGCATGGCGCCGCCGTCGGGACGATGCACGCCCGCGAGTATCTTCACGAGCGTCGACTTGCCCGCACCGTTTTCACCGAGCAACGCGTGCACTTCGCCAGGCATCAACCTCAGGCTGCCGTCCACGAGCGCGCGCACGCGCCCGAACGACTTGCTCGCGTTACGCAGTTCGAGCCGGGGCGTACCCGCGGCTGCCGTTCTTCCTTCTGCTTCCACGCCTGTCTCCATCGTTATCGTTGCGCGCACAATCAAATGCGATAAATGCGCTCGGCGTTGCCGCGAAACAGCGCGGCACGTTCGCTTTCGCTCGCATCGCTCACGATCGACGCATATGCATGCCAGAGTGCCGCGTAATCGCCGAACAGGCGATCGACGGGAAAATTCGAAGCGAACATGGCGCGCCCGGCGCCGAAGGCATCGATCGTTTCGAGCACATAAGGGCGCAGGCTTTCGACGCTCCAGTCGTGATCGAACATCGCGAGCCCGCTAATCTTCACGCTGACGTTCTCGCACGCGGCCAGCGCGCGCAACCCATCGCGCCACGCTCGCCAGCCCGCCACGCCGTTGCGGTCGACAAACATGCCCGCGTGATTGACGATGAGTTGAACGCCGGGATGCGCACGCGCCAGCGCGGCGGCTTCTTCCATTTGCGAAGGATAAAGTTGCAAGTCGAAAGAGAAACCGTGACGCTCCAGCAGCGCAAAATGTTCGCGCCAGGCGGCTTCGCGCAGATAGTGGCGTCCCACATAGTCGTACAGCTTGTTCGTGTGGACGTTGAGAATCTGGCGAATGCCGCGCGTGCGAGAAAACGCGGCGTGCGCTTCGAGTATTGCGGGCGCATTCGCGGCGCTCAAATCGCACGCGGCCACGATCGCATTGGGAAAGGAATGCGGCTGGCCATGACGTTCGGCGTCATCGGCAATCGACTGAAGCCAGCGCGTTTCTTCCACCGGATCTTCGGGATCGTGATTCGCCTCGACATGTACGACTTTCAGTACGCTGATATCGCCCGCTTCGCGCACCAGGTTGCTGGGCAAATAGCTGTGTTTGAGGTCGCGCGCGTCGCCGACGAAAGACACGCCGGGATTCGCGAGCCACGGGTAATGATGCGTATCGAGGTCCCAGAAATGAACGTGCGGATCGACGACCTGCATGACATGTTCCTCGGAATGAATGGCCATTAACGCAAATGAAAAACGGGCACGAGCGGCTGCTGCAACGGCACGTTATGCGCATCGGTTGCCATCAGATCGGCCATGTAATCCCACCATTTGCGCATGATGGGCAACTCGGGCAACGCATCCATGGTGTGATCGTCGCGACGATCGAGCACCGCGAACAGATGATGCGTGGCTTCGTCCAGAAAGATCCTGTAATTGCTGACGCCGGCTTCGCGCAGGGCGCTGGCAAGCTCGGGCCAGATTTCGCGGTGACGCCGCTCGTATTCGTCCCGTTTACCGGGATCGAGCTGCATGCGAAACGCGATTGTCTCCATGTTCGTGTCTCCGTCCAGCGTTCTATCGCGTAGGCAACACCTGGCGTTTGCCCTGGCGTCGCGCACGGCTTTTAGCGTGGATTGCGGCAATGTGATCCGACTATAATTCCCGCATCGATAGCCAACCAATCCGATGTTGGGATCGGGCGATACTTAAACCGGATCGCTAGTGCTTACTACGCCATGAATCATCAGACTGCCGCCGTGTCGCTCGTCAACCGTCTGCGCTTCAAGCACCTCGCGCTGCTCGTCGCACTCGACGACTCGCGCAACGTGCATCAGGCCGCCGACGCGATCAACGTCGCGCAACCCAGCGCGAGCCGCATGCTCAGCGACATCGAAGAAGCCTTCGGCTTTCGCCTCTTCGAGCGCAACGCGCGCGGCATGCAGCCCACGGCGCTCGGCGTGGTCACGCTCGCCTACGCGCGCCGCGCGCTTGCCGAACTCACGCGCTTTACCGAAGACCTCGACGTCAAGCGTCGCGGCGGTCACGGCCAACTCACCGTGGGCGCGATCATGGGCGCCGCGCCCGATCTGCTCGCCCAGGCCGTCGCCACGCTCAAGACCGAACGCCCGTTGCTGCACGTGCGCATTCTCGGCGAGACCAGCGACCAGGTCGTGCAATTGCTGCATCGGCGCGAAGTCGACCTGGCGCTCGGCCGCCTGACCACGCCGCTGCAACACAACGACTTCAGCTTCGAACCGCTCGCGCGCGAAACGCTCGTGCTCGTGGTGCGCGCGCGGCATCCGCTGGCGCGCAGCGAACAGGTCACGCTGCCCGAACTGATGGACTGGCCGTGGGTCGCACAACCCATTACGAGCCCCGCGCGCGAACTCTTCGAGGGCGAACTCGCGCGCGCCGGTCTCGGCACGCCTGTCAATCTCACCGAATCCGCCTCGATCTTCGCCACCTTGCAACTGCTCGAAAGCTTCGACGCCGTGGCCATGCTGCCCGAGTCGGTCGTGCGCGATCACGTGCGCGGCAAACTGCTCGTCGTGCTGCCGCTCGAAATCGGCAAGAGCCTGCCCGGCTTCGGCGTACTCACGCGCAAGAGCGAGCCGCTTGCCGAGCCGGCCGAGCACTTCGTCGGCTTGCTGCGGCGTTTTTCGCAGCCGTTCAAAATGGACGATGTCGTGCCCGCCGGCGCGCGCGGTTCCACGCTCCTGGCTCACTGACGTTTCAATGCCTTCGCAATTCATCACGATTGCTCAGGATCACTGAAGGTTCACGAACAGGCCGCCGTCGACGAGCAATGCCGCGCCCGTGACATAGCGCGCCCGGTCCGAGGCGAGGAAAACCACGCATTCGGCCACGTCTTCGGGCGCACCCAGACGACCAAGGGGAATTCGCTTTTCGAAGTACGCACGCTTGCTTTCGTCGCTCAAATCCTCGGCATTGAGATCGGTGGCGATCGTGCCGGGCATCACCGAATTGCAGCGAATGCCATAAGGCCCGAGCGCGATCGCGCACGACTGCATGAGCGAATGCACACCCGCTTTGGTCGGCGTGTAGTGCGTTTGCTCGCCGCCGCCCACGAGCGCGCTGATCGAACTCGTCGCGACAATCGCGCCGCCCGTGCCCTGCTCCTTCATCTGGCGCGCCACCGCCTGCGTCACGTAGAACGCACCGTTCAGATTCACGCCGATCGTGCGTTCGAGCACCGCGGGCGGCATGTCGAGAAACGAATGAAACGGGCAGATGCCGGCATTGCTCGCGAGCACGTCCACCTTGCCGAAGCGTTCCACCGTCTGACGCACGAGATCCACACCGGTTTGCGGCGCGGCCACGTTGCCTTCCACGGCAATGGCGCGGCGCCCCAGGCTTTCGATTTCGTCGAGTACTTCGCCGATAGCGGAACGGCGACCGTACGAGGCGTCGTTATCGCCCCAGTAGTTGATCGCAACGTCCGCGCCTTCGCGTGCGCTCGCCACCGCAATCGCGCGACCGATGCCGCGCGAGCCGCCGGTGACGATCACCACTTTGTCCTTGAGCAGCACGTTCCCCTCCTGCTTGCCGATGTTTTCGATGCCGATGTCGTATGCGCGTGAGTGCGCGCGTTAGTGCGTGTAAGGCCGCGCGAGCTTGCAGTCCGGACTCAGGCGCACACCGAACCCCGGTGTGTCCGGCACTTTCAGGCGGCCTTTCACCGGCACCGGCTCGTCGAGCAGCAGCGGCGTGAACATGGGCACGACCTTGTCGGCCTTGGGCGCCATCATCAGGAACTCCGCGAACGGCGAGTTATGGCGCGTGACGACGAAGTGATAGCTGTACACCGACGAACCATGCGGCACCACGAGCACGTTGTGCGCGTCCGCCAGCGCCGAGATCTTGATGAGTTCGGTCATGCCGCCGCACCAGTTCACGTCGGGCTGGATCAGATCGCAGCAGCCCATTTCGAGCAGCATGCGAAAGCCCCAGCGCGTGGCTTCGTGTTCGCCCGTGGAGACCATCATGCCGCGCGGCACGTTGCGGCGCAGTTCGGCATAGCCCCAGTAATCGTCGGGCGGCAGGCATTCCTCGATCCACTTGAGATCGTATTCGTGCGCCGCGTGCGCGAGGCGCGTGGCGTAGCGCACGTCGAGGCTCATCCAGCAGTCGTACATCAGCCAGAAGTCGTCGCCCACGCGCTCGCGCATCGTCGCCAGCAGCTCGATGTTTTTCCTGAGGCCTTCCTCACCTTCCGCGGGGCTGTGAAGCAACGGCAATTTTCCGCCGATAAAGCCCATTTCCTTCGCGAGATCGGGGCGCGCGCCGGTCGCGTAGAACTGCAGCTCGTCGCGCACGGGACCGCCCAGCAGTTGATAAACCGGCTCCTCGCGCAGTTTGCCGAGCAGGTCCCACAGCGCGAGATCGACGCCGGAAATCGTGTTGAGCACAACGCCCTTACGGCCGTAATAGAGCGTTGCGTAATACATCTGATCCCACATCTTTTCGATGTCGGTCACGCGCTGACCTTCGAGAAAGCGCGCCAGATGCTTCTCCACGATGAACGCGCCGATCTCGCCGCCCGTCGTCACGGCGAAGCCCACGGTGCCGTCGCTCGCCTCCACTTCCACCACGAGCGTGCCTAGCACGTCGATGCCGAACGAGCGCCGACTCTGGCGATACTCCGGATAGCGCGCCATCGGCGTGGAAATGTGGTCGTCGATCCAGTGACCGTCGGGCTGGTCGTGGTAGTCGGCGCCACCGCCGCGCACCGTGAACGCCCGCACGTGTTTGATGGTTGGCATGGCCATGTGAGCTTGCTCCTGTGTGATGGATTAGCGCACGCGCGACGCGGGCGGCTCGAACGAGCCGGCTTCCCGCGCACGAACGCGTGGCACGACGATGAAGACGAGCAGCGCGGCCGCGAGGCTCGCGAGCCCGAGTAATTCGAGTCCGGCTGCATGCGAGGCGAAGCTACGGTCGGCGGCGGCGCGCAACATCGGCGCGAAGAAGCCGCCCAGACCGCCGAGCGAATTGATGAGGGCGATGCCGCTCGCCGAAGCGACACCGGCCAGATCGCGCGCGGGAAACGTCCAGAACAACGGCTGCGCCGCGATAAAGCCGCTGGCCGCGCAACAGAGCCCGAGCATGGCGACGACCGCGCCAATCGAGCCGCCCGCACTGCCCGCGATGCCCGAGACGGCAATGCCGAGCCCCGACATCACGAGCAGGCGCACGGTCCACGCGCGGTGGCTGCCCACGCGGTCGGCGCGGCGCGGTACGAACCAGGTGAGCGCCACGGCGCACAGCCACGGCACCGCCGCGAGCAGCCCCACTTTCAAGCCGACTTTCGCCCCGACGATGGACGCCACCTGCTGCGGCAGGAAGAAAATCACGCCGTACACGCTCATTTGAATCAGCGCGTAGATCACGGCATACATGAGCACGCGACGATCGAGCAACGCGGCGAACGCGTCGCGGGGACCGTGCGCGGCGGCTTCGTGTGCGTCGAGGCGAATGGCGGCGGCGAGCGCGCGGCGCTCGTCGGCTTCGAGCCAGCTCGCGTCTTCGGGCTTATCGACGAGATACCAGTACGCCCACACGCCGACGATGGACGCGAGTGCACCTTCCACGAGAAAGAGCCACTTCCATCCCGCCAGCCCGAAAGTGCCGTGCAAATCGATCAGGAATCCCGACAATGGGCCGCCGAAGATGAACGCCAGCGGCGCGCCGAAATAAAACACCCCGATCGCTCGCGCCCGCGCCGACTGCGGAAACCACTGCGTGAGGTAATAGATGATGCCGGGAAAGAAGCCCGCTTCGGCTACGCCCAGCAAAAAGCGCAGCGCATAGAACGAGGTGGGCGACTGCACCCACGCCATGGCAGCGGAGACGAGCCCCCACGTGACCATGATGCGGCACATCCAGATGCGCGCGCCCACGCGATGCAGCGCGAGATTGCTCGGCACTTCGAACAACGCGTAGCCGATGAAAAACACGCCCGCGCCAAAGGCGAACGCGGCATCCGAAAGTCCGGTGTCGCCTTGCAGGGCTTTTTGCGCGAAGCCGATATTCGCGCGATCGAGAAACGCGAGCACGTACATCAAGAGCAGGAACGGCAGGAGGCGGTGCATGGCCTTACGGCCGGCGGCCTCCGCCAACGGGAATGCCTCGGACATCAGTGTCTCCTGTCGACCAGAGTTAGCGCTTTAGCGCTTACTCTGGTCCCATGCAAAGCTGTCGACCCGAGTTAGCACTTCAGTGCTTACTCGGGTCCCATGCAAAGCTGTCGACCCGAGTTAGCGTGTCGACCAGAGTTGGCGCTTTAGCGCTTACTCTGGTCCCAAAGCGCTTACTCGGGTCCCATGCAGAGCTGTCGACCCGAGTTGGCGCTTCAGTGCTTACTCGGGTCCCATGCAAAGCTGTCGAACTGCCGCTCGACGCTTGTCTTTATCGTTTGCGCCGTTGTCGTGCGTCATCGCATCAATGCATCCGCCCATCAATACGTCGCGCGACCACCCGAAAGATCGAACACCGACCCCGTGCTGAATGCGCAATCCTCCGAGCAAAGCCACACGATCATCGCGGCCGCTTCGTCGGGCATGAGAAAGCGATTCATCGGAATCTTCGAGAGCATGTAATCGATATGCTGCTGCGACATCGAATCGAAAATCTCGGTTTTCGCCGCGGCAGGCGTCACCGCATTGACGAGAATGTTCTTCGTCGCCAGTTCCTTGCCGAGCGATTTGGTCAAACCGATCAAACCGGCCTTCGACGCGCTGTAGTGCGAGGCATTCGGATTGCCTTCCTTGCCCGCCACCGAAGCGATATTCACGATGCGCCCATAGCCTTGCTCGAGCATGCGCGGCACGACCGCGCGACACGTGAGGTACGAGCCGATCAGATTCACGTCGATCACGCGGCGCCATACTTCCACCGGCAATTCCCACGTGAGACCGTTGCCGCCCGTAATGCCCGCGCTGTTCACGAGCGCATGAATGCCGCCGTGCGTTTGCGCCGTTTGCTGGGCGGCCGCCTCCACCGAGGCTTCATCGGTCAATTCGACTTTCACCGCGGATACCGTGCCCAGGTCCGACAACTCCTTGCGCGAGCGTTCGAGCCGTTCCGCGTCGACATCCCAGAGCGCGACCGCCGCGCCGGAGCGCAACGCGCGTTGCGCCACCGCATAGCCGATACCGCGCGCGCCGCCCGTCACCACCATCACGCGATTGTTCAAATCGATCTGATTCATTGCGACTGTCTCCTTATGCGTTGGCCGGTGCGGCCACGGTGCGTTGCCGTTGTTCGCCGAGCCCGCTCACGCTCAAGCGCATGGTTTGACCCGCATGCAAATACACGGGCGCGGGCTTTTGCCCCATGCCGACGCCAGGCGGCGTACCCGTCGAAATCACGTCGCCGGGCTGCAAACTCATGAACTGGCTGATATAGGAAACGACCGTGGCGACGTCGAAGATCATCGTGCGCGTATTGCCGTTTTGATAGCGCTTGCCGTCCACTTCCAGCCACATGTCGAGCGCCTGCGGATCGGCAATTTCATCGCGCGTGACGAGCCAGGGGCCGAGCGGCGCGAACGTGTCGTAGCTCTTGCCTTTGTCCCACTGGCCGCCGCGTTCGATTTGCCACGCGCGCTCCGAAACGTCGTTGACCACGCAATAGCCGGCCACGTAATCGAGCGCGCGCTCGCGCGACACGTTGCGCGCTTCCTCGCCGATCACCACGCCAAGCTCGACTTCCCAGTCGACTTTTTGCGCGCCCGGCGGAATCAAGACGTCGTCGTGGGGACCGCAGATCGCACTGGTTGCCTTGAAGAACAGCACTGGCTCCGTGGGCACGGGCATATTCGATTCGGCGGCGTGATCGGAATAATTGAGGCCTACGCACACGATCTTGCCGACCTGGCCCACGCACGGCCCAAGGCGCACATCGGTGGGAACGAGCGGCAGCGCGTCGAGATCGAGCGCCGCGAGCCGGCGCAGATTGGCGGTGGCGAGGCCGTTGCCGGCCACATCGGGCAGCGCGCCCGAAAGATCGCGTATGCGTCCGGCATGATCGATGACTCCGGGCTTTTCATTGCCCTGACTGCCCCAACGGACCAGCTTCATGCGGTGTCTCCATCTGTTGGAATCTCTTGTGCACCCAATATAGGCGCGCAGCGATAGCCGAACAATCCGAAACACGCATGACCCGATAGCGAAACCGGATCGCACCCTTTTCCGCGCACGTTATTTACATCGTACAAAAGAAAAAGCCCGCTTTCGCGGGCTTTGTTCAATGCCATGCGCATGACTGCGCAACAGCGGCCTCAATGCAGTGCATGCAAATAATGGTAGAGACCGGCCGCGGCCACGCCGCCCGCCAGCGGACCCATGACGGGAATCCAGGCGTAGCGCCAGTCGCTGTCGCGCTTGCCGGGGATCGGCAGCAACGCGTGCATGATGCGCGGCGATAGATCGCGCGCGGGACTCATGGCGTAACCCGTGGGGCCGCCCAGCGAAATGCCGATACCGAGCACGAGCAGACCGACCGGCAACGCGTCGAGCGCGCCCAGCCCCACTTGCGGCGAAGCCAGATACAGCACGCCGAGAATCAGCACAAAGGTGCAGATCGCCTCGGTGAGCACGTTGTGCTTGACGCAGCGAATGGCCGGCGCGGTGCAGAACACGGCGAGCTTGATGTCGGGGTCCGCTTCGTTGGCGAAATGCTGGCGATACGCGAGCCAGACGAGCAATGCACCCGCCATGCCGCCGAGCATTTGCGCGGCGATATAGCCGCCCACTTTCGACCAGGCGAATTTGCCCGCCAGCGCAAGACTGATCGTGACGATGGGGTTCAAATGCGCACCGCTGAACGAGGCCGTCACATAAACGGCCACGAACACGGCCATGCCCCAGCCCATCACGATGACGATGAGGTCGGCGCCTTTGCCTTTGGTTTTCGCGAGCAGTACGTTGGCGACCGCGCCGTTACCGAGCAGCACGAGGATAGCCGTGCCGATGAATTCCGCAATATAGGGTGACATGTTAGTTGATTCGTCTCTCTGCCCGCACGATGCGGGTGCCTTGCGGCCATGCCACAAGTTGCGCCCGCAACCGTTTTTCGGGTTATTAATAGTTCGTTATGCCTGGTTAATACCGATTCTGCCGATCAAACGGGCAGCGCTTCCCGACACGCTCAGTGCGAATCGTCGGCCCAGGTTTTTGCCGCGCGCACCGCACGCTGCCAGCCCGCACGGCATGCGTCCACACGCGCCGACTCCATCGCGGGCGTGAAGCGCGCACCCAGCTTCCACTGGCTCTGCAGTTCATCCACGTTTTGCCAGTAGCCGGTGGCAAGGCCCGCCAGATAGGCCGCGCCCAGGGCCGTGGTTTCGGTGATCTTCGGACGCACCGCGTCCACGCCGAGCAGATCGGCCTGGAATTGCATGAGCAGATTGTTCGCGCTCGCGCCACCGTCCACGCGCAATTCGCCCACGCTGATTCCCGAGTCGGCTTCCATGGCGGCGAGCACGTCGAGCGACTGATACGCGATCGCGTCGAGCGCCGCGCGCGCGAGATGCGCCGAGGTCGTGCCGCGCGTCACGCCGAACAAGGTGCCGCGCGCGTGCGCGTTCCAGTGCGGCGCACCGAGGCCCGCGAAGGCCGGCACGAGATAGACGCCGTCGGTATGCGGCACGCTGGCAGCCAGCGCTTCGATCTCCGAAGCGGTCTTGATGATGCCGAGACCGTCGCGCAGCCACTGCACCACCGCACCCGCGATGAAGATGCTGCCTTCGAGCGCGTAATTGACCTCGTCGCCGATCTGCCACGCAATGGTCGTGACGAGATTGTTCTTCGACTCGATAGGCTTCGCGCCCGTGTTCATCATCAGGAAACAACCCGTGCCGTAGGTGTTCTTCACCATGCCCGAGTTCGTGCACATCTGGCCGAACAGCGCGGCCTGCTGATCGCCCGCGATGCCCGCGAGCGGAATCTTCGAGGCGAACACCGTGGTCTTGGTCGGACCATAGACCTCCGACGACGACCGCACTTCCGGCAGCATGCTGCGCGGGATTTCGAGCGCGTCGAGCAACTCGTCGTCCCACTCGCGCGTATGGATGTTGAACAGCATCGTACGCGACGCATTGGTCACGTCGGTGATATGCAGTTCGTGCTTCGTGAAGTTCCACACGAGCCAGCTATCCACCGTGCCGAAGGCGAGCTTGCCCTGGCGCGCTTTCTCGCGCGCGCCCGGCACGTTGTCGAGAATCCAGCGGATTTTCGTGGCGGAGAAGTACGAGTCGATCGGCAGGCCCGTTTTGGCGCGCACCTTTTCTTCGAGTCCGCGCGCCTTGAGCGTGTCGCAGAAGTCGGCGGTGCGGCGGTCTTGCCAGACGATCGCGTTATAGACGGGCTGCCCCGTTTCGCGGTCCCACACGATGGTGGTTTCGCGCTGGTTCGTAATGCCGATCGCGGCGATATTGGTGCCGTTCAGGCCCGCGCGCGTGACGGCTTCGGCGGCCACGCCCGCCTGCGTCGACCAGATTTCCTGCGGATTGTGCTCGACCCAGCCCGGTTGCGGATAAATCTGCTCGAACTCTTTTTGCGCGATGGAAACGATATTGCCTTCGCGGTCGAACAGCATGGCGCGGGAACTGGTCGTGCCCTGATCGAGCGCGAGAATGTACTTTTCCTGCATGTCTCTTATCTCCGTTGTACTCGTTGTGATTTCGCACGGCGCAGCTGGCGCCATGCTTAGGGATACGAATGAATTCGCGGATTCAATGCGACGCGGCTTCGCTCACGCAAGCCGTTGCAAACCAGCGGTCGATGGCCGCGCCGACTTCGGCGATCGTGCCGGGCTCGACGTGCAGACCGAGCTTCGAGCGGCGCCACAATACGTCTTCGGCGCGCGTGGCCCATTCGGCGTCGCGCAGGTAGCGCAACTCCGCTTCGTAGATGCCCGGAGCGACTTCTGTGCCGAGATCTGCGAGCGCCTGCGCCGGGCCGATCACTCGCTCCGCGCGTGTGCCATAAGCGCGCGCATAACGGCGCGTCAACGCGACGGGCAGCCAGGCGTGCCGCTTCGCGAATGCTTGCGCGAACGGTTCGAAACGCGCGTTCGCGATATCGCCGCCGGGCAGCGCTTCGTGCGCCGTCCAGGTGTTCGCCTCGTGCCCGAGTGCGCCGCACAGTAAGCCGGCGGCCTCTTCCGCGAGCTTGCGGAAGGTCGTGATCTTGCCGCCGAACACCGAGAGCAACGGCGCACCGGCCGTGTTGTCCAGTTCGAGCTTGTAGTCGCGCGTGACGGCGGACGCGTTCGCCGCGCCCTCTTCCTCGAGCAGCGGACGCACGCCCGAGTAAGTCCATTGCACGTCGGCGGGCGAGATATGGCGCTTGAAATAGCGGTTGATCGATTCGCAGAGGTAACGCGTTTCGTCGCCGTCGATCGACACCTTCGCGGGGTCGCTGCGATATTCCACGTCGGTCGTGCCGATCAGCGTGAAGTCGTGTTCGTACGGAATCGCGAAGATGATGCGCTTGTCCGGGTTCTGGAAGATGTACGCGTGATCGTGTTCGAACAGACGCTTCGTCACGATATGGCTGCCCTTCACGAGCCGCACGCTATGCCGCGCCTCGCGGCCGAGCGCGCCGTGCAGCACTTCGCCCACCCACGGTCCGGCCGCGTTCGCCACGGCGCGCGCGCGCACGTCGAACGTGCTGCCGTCGGCGCGACGCAGCAGCGCCTGCCATTCGCCGTTGTTACGCTGCGCCGAAACCAGCTTCGTGCGCGTGAGGATGGTCGCGCCACGCTCCTTCGCGTCGAGCGCATTGAGCACGACGAGGCGCGCGTCGTCCACCCAACCGTCCGAATACACGAAGCCGCGACGGATCGAGTCGATCAGCGGCGCGCCCGCCGCATGACGGCGCATGTCGATGCCGCGCGAACCAGGCAGCAGCTCGCGTTTAGCCAGATGATCGTAAAGGAACAAGCCCATGCGAATGAGCCACGCGGGCCGCAAGTTCGGCATGTGCGGCATCACGAAGCGCAACGGCCACATGATGTGCGGCGCCGCGCGCAGCAGCGTCTCGCGCTCTTGCAGCGCCTTGCGCACGAGGCCGAATTCCTTGTATTCGAGGTAACGCAGGCCGCCGTGAATCAGCTTCGTGCTTGCCGAAGACGTGTGCGACGCCAGATCGTCCTGCTCGCACAGCAGCACCGAAAGCCCGCGCCCGGCGGCGTCGCGCGCGATACCCGCGCCGTTGATGCCGCCGCCCACGACGAGCAGATCGTACCGGTTCTCTTGATTCACCCTGCTGGTTCCCAAAAAGAAAGCGAACGTCAAAATGTTCGAATTCGAAATTTATCGAACATTTTCGAAAAAGTAAAGACGACTATCGACGCGATAGCGTGGGAACTTTGGGCGCAAACGAAAATGGAGACAGATTAAATCGAAAAAAAACGAACGTCG is a window encoding:
- a CDS encoding sugar ABC transporter ATP-binding protein, which gives rise to MEAEGRTAAAGTPRLELRNASKSFGRVRALVDGSLRLMPGEVHALLGENGAGKSTLVKILAGVHRPDGGAMLVDGAERQFTTPAQARDAGIAVIYQEPTLFFDLSIAENIYMGRQPVDRVGRIAYDTMHREVAALLESLGVELKPERLVRGLSIADQQVIEIAKALSLNANVLIMDEPTAALSLPEVERLFTIARTLRDRGVAILFITHRLEEVFALTQHVTIMRDGAKVFDAPTSTLKTQDIVAKMVGRDLATFYPKAEVAPGEVMLRVRSLTRRGVFKDISFDVRAGEIVALAGLVGAGRSEVARAIFGIDPIDTGQIQIAGKPLSLGAPAAAVKAGLALVPEDRRQQGLALELSIARNASLTVLGRLVRFGLISAGREVQLAGQWGTRLRLKASDLNAPVGTLSGGNQQKVVLGKWLATGPKVLIIDEPTRGIDVGAKAEVYGALAELVREGMAVLMISSELPEVLGMADRVLVMHEGRITADIARAEANEERIMSAALGQANIHLGHAA
- a CDS encoding amidohydrolase family protein; translation: MQVVDPHVHFWDLDTHHYPWLANPGVSFVGDARDLKHSYLPSNLVREAGDISVLKVVHVEANHDPEDPVEETRWLQSIADDAERHGQPHSFPNAIVAACDLSAANAPAILEAHAAFSRTRGIRQILNVHTNKLYDYVGRHYLREAAWREHFALLERHGFSFDLQLYPSQMEEAAALARAHPGVQLIVNHAGMFVDRNGVAGWRAWRDGLRALAACENVSVKISGLAMFDHDWSVESLRPYVLETIDAFGAGRAMFASNFPVDRLFGDYAALWHAYASIVSDASESERAALFRGNAERIYRI
- the rhaM gene encoding L-rhamnose mutarotase; protein product: METIAFRMQLDPGKRDEYERRHREIWPELASALREAGVSNYRIFLDEATHHLFAVLDRRDDHTMDALPELPIMRKWWDYMADLMATDAHNVPLQQPLVPVFHLR
- a CDS encoding LysR family transcriptional regulator, whose translation is MNHQTAAVSLVNRLRFKHLALLVALDDSRNVHQAADAINVAQPSASRMLSDIEEAFGFRLFERNARGMQPTALGVVTLAYARRALAELTRFTEDLDVKRRGGHGQLTVGAIMGAAPDLLAQAVATLKTERPLLHVRILGETSDQVVQLLHRREVDLALGRLTTPLQHNDFSFEPLARETLVLVVRARHPLARSEQVTLPELMDWPWVAQPITSPARELFEGELARAGLGTPVNLTESASIFATLQLLESFDAVAMLPESVVRDHVRGKLLVVLPLEIGKSLPGFGVLTRKSEPLAEPAEHFVGLLRRFSQPFKMDDVVPAGARGSTLLAH
- a CDS encoding SDR family NAD(P)-dependent oxidoreductase, coding for MLLKDKVVIVTGGSRGIGRAIAVASAREGADVAINYWGDNDASYGRRSAIGEVLDEIESLGRRAIAVEGNVAAPQTGVDLVRQTVERFGKVDVLASNAGICPFHSFLDMPPAVLERTIGVNLNGAFYVTQAVARQMKEQGTGGAIVATSSISALVGGGEQTHYTPTKAGVHSLMQSCAIALGPYGIRCNSVMPGTIATDLNAEDLSDESKRAYFEKRIPLGRLGAPEDVAECVVFLASDRARYVTGAALLVDGGLFVNLQ
- the rhmD gene encoding L-rhamnonate dehydratase codes for the protein MAMPTIKHVRAFTVRGGGADYHDQPDGHWIDDHISTPMARYPEYRQSRRSFGIDVLGTLVVEVEASDGTVGFAVTTGGEIGAFIVEKHLARFLEGQRVTDIEKMWDQMYYATLYYGRKGVVLNTISGVDLALWDLLGKLREEPVYQLLGGPVRDELQFYATGARPDLAKEMGFIGGKLPLLHSPAEGEEGLRKNIELLATMRERVGDDFWLMYDCWMSLDVRYATRLAHAAHEYDLKWIEECLPPDDYWGYAELRRNVPRGMMVSTGEHEATRWGFRMLLEMGCCDLIQPDVNWCGGMTELIKISALADAHNVLVVPHGSSVYSYHFVVTRHNSPFAEFLMMAPKADKVVPMFTPLLLDEPVPVKGRLKVPDTPGFGVRLSPDCKLARPYTH